One segment of Parvularcula sp. IMCC14364 DNA contains the following:
- a CDS encoding 3-methyl-2-oxobutanoate dehydrogenase (2-methylpropanoyl-transferring) subunit alpha, with amino-acid sequence MSENSNDYAPLKIHVPEPPFRPGDAPDFSNFDVPVAGATPRPPIDASRDELEPYSEQIIRVLDDDGKAQGEWAPDLSDEEIDAGMRAMMRTRAFDERMMKAQRQGKTSFYMQCTGEEAIATAQQRALRDGDMHFPTYRQQGLLFAQDWAVSKMMNQIFSNIEDDLEGLQLPVLYSFRDAGFFTVSGNLATQYIQAVGWAMASAIAGDTKIASAWIGDGATAEGDFHAGLNFASVYKAPCILNVVDNRWAISTYHDIARSGMSTFAERAYGYGLAALRVDGNDWLAGYAASAWAAERARRGHGATLIEWVTYRAGAHSTSDDPTKYRPKEEATIWPLGDPIERLKQHLIVKGLWSEERHTQAEAQYADEMREEMEKAEANGTLHEYDRPRPSPKAMFEYVYADMPEHLRRQRQEMGV; translated from the coding sequence ATGAGCGAAAACAGTAACGACTACGCGCCTTTGAAAATTCACGTGCCGGAGCCACCGTTCCGGCCAGGAGATGCACCCGATTTCTCCAATTTCGACGTGCCAGTTGCTGGCGCCACCCCGCGTCCGCCCATTGATGCATCCCGCGATGAACTGGAGCCATATTCCGAACAGATCATCAGGGTGCTGGATGACGATGGCAAGGCGCAGGGCGAGTGGGCGCCCGATCTGAGTGACGAAGAAATAGATGCTGGTATGCGCGCCATGATGCGCACCCGCGCGTTCGATGAGCGCATGATGAAGGCGCAGCGCCAGGGCAAGACCAGCTTCTACATGCAGTGCACCGGCGAAGAGGCGATCGCGACAGCGCAGCAGCGTGCCTTGCGGGATGGTGACATGCATTTTCCGACCTACCGCCAGCAGGGGCTCTTGTTTGCGCAGGACTGGGCGGTTTCCAAAATGATGAACCAGATTTTTTCCAATATCGAGGATGATCTGGAGGGCCTGCAGTTGCCGGTGCTTTATTCATTCCGAGATGCAGGGTTTTTCACGGTGTCCGGCAATCTGGCGACACAATATATACAGGCCGTTGGCTGGGCCATGGCGTCCGCCATTGCGGGCGACACAAAAATCGCCTCCGCCTGGATTGGTGATGGGGCAACGGCGGAGGGTGACTTTCACGCCGGACTGAACTTCGCCTCTGTCTATAAAGCGCCATGCATTCTCAATGTTGTCGATAACCGTTGGGCAATCTCGACCTATCATGACATTGCCCGCTCCGGCATGAGCACCTTTGCCGAGCGTGCCTATGGCTATGGCCTTGCCGCCTTGCGGGTAGACGGGAATGATTGGCTGGCAGGCTACGCTGCTTCTGCCTGGGCGGCAGAGCGGGCCAGACGCGGTCATGGTGCAACACTGATTGAGTGGGTGACCTATCGCGCCGGTGCCCATTCGACTTCTGATGACCCGACCAAATACCGCCCCAAGGAAGAAGCGACGATCTGGCCACTGGGCGATCCGATCGAACGCCTGAAACAGCACCTCATCGTCAAGGGTCTGTGGTCGGAAGAGCGCCATACGCAGGCTGAAGCACAATATGCGGATGAAATGCGGGAAGAGATGGAAAAGGCTGAGGCTAACGGCACGCTGCATGAATATGACCGTCCGCGTCCAAGTCCCAAGGCTATGTTTGAATATGTCTATGCTGACATGCCGGAGCATTTGCGCCGACAGCGTCAGGAAATGGGAGTCTGA
- a CDS encoding isobutyryl-CoA dehydrogenase: MDFTLSEEQSAIQEMAQRFAKEALAPHAARWDREKHFPVDVIRQTAELGLAGIYTQEDVGGSGLTRLDAALVFEALSAGCTSTAAYISIHNMVSWMIDRFGSEELRQKYCPKLTSMEYLASYCLTEPGSGSDAAALRTKAVRDGDDYVLNGAKAFISGAGVSDLYLVMVRTGGDGPRGISAVLVEKDTPGLSFGANEVKMGWNSQPTAIVSFDNCRIPASNLIGSEGEGFKFAMMGLDGGRLNIAACSLGTAQAALDQALDYTNERKAFGKRLNEQQALQFTLADMGTELEAARTLLYRAAAALDAKTEDATKLCAMAKRFVTDTGFDVVNRALQMHGGYGYLGDYPLERMLRDVRVHQILEGANEVMRLIIARSILAPYQAGK; this comes from the coding sequence ATGGATTTCACCCTCTCTGAAGAACAGTCCGCCATTCAGGAAATGGCCCAGCGGTTTGCCAAAGAAGCTCTGGCCCCGCACGCCGCCAGATGGGACCGCGAGAAGCATTTTCCAGTCGATGTGATCCGCCAGACGGCAGAATTGGGGCTTGCCGGTATTTATACACAAGAAGATGTTGGTGGCAGCGGTCTTACAAGACTGGATGCAGCACTTGTCTTTGAAGCCCTCTCCGCAGGGTGCACGTCAACGGCAGCTTATATCTCCATTCACAACATGGTTTCATGGATGATTGACCGGTTCGGCTCGGAAGAGTTGCGCCAGAAATACTGCCCGAAACTCACCTCCATGGAATATCTCGCCAGCTATTGCCTGACAGAACCGGGTTCTGGCTCCGATGCCGCAGCGCTGCGCACCAAAGCAGTGCGCGACGGTGACGATTATGTGCTGAATGGCGCAAAAGCCTTTATTTCCGGCGCCGGCGTCAGTGACCTTTATCTGGTCATGGTGCGTACTGGCGGTGACGGCCCGCGCGGGATTTCCGCTGTGCTGGTGGAAAAAGACACGCCCGGGCTCTCTTTCGGGGCCAATGAGGTCAAGATGGGTTGGAATTCACAGCCGACCGCCATTGTGTCGTTTGATAATTGCCGCATCCCGGCCAGCAATCTGATCGGGAGCGAAGGCGAAGGGTTCAAGTTCGCCATGATGGGTCTTGATGGCGGTCGCCTTAACATCGCCGCCTGCTCGCTTGGCACGGCGCAGGCGGCACTGGATCAGGCTTTGGATTATACGAACGAGCGCAAGGCTTTTGGCAAACGCCTGAATGAGCAGCAGGCATTGCAGTTCACGCTCGCTGATATGGGCACAGAGCTGGAAGCTGCCCGGACGCTGCTTTATCGTGCAGCCGCAGCACTGGATGCGAAAACAGAAGATGCAACGAAGCTCTGCGCCATGGCCAAGCGCTTCGTGACCGACACCGGGTTTGATGTGGTCAACCGGGCCCTGCAAATGCATGGGGGCTATGGCTATCTGGGCGATTATCCGCTGGAGCGGATGCTGCGTGATGTTCGTGTACACCAGATTCTGGAAGGGGCGAATGAAGTCATGCGGCTGATTATCGCCCGCTCGATACTCGCGCCGTATCAGGCCGGAAAATAG
- a CDS encoding energy transducer TonB: MSRTGSSFRAIIVLPAAALVTLGIFFAMSGLIRSEAILDTSERPAVPDIFMSERTPPPLNAGDLTTDNIVPPPPVEPGIERSAVDGPDFTPGPAPAPTGPDQVFTQMPSLNSAILQFQPTYPASCQNRGTEGYAIVVFDVTANGDVVNARVADSSHACFERAALDAIRKWKFSPTPRQSGIVSRGLRKSFVFRLSQ; the protein is encoded by the coding sequence ATGTCCCGAACGGGCTCTTCTTTCCGCGCCATCATCGTGCTGCCTGCAGCGGCTTTGGTCACCCTCGGCATCTTCTTCGCCATGAGTGGTCTGATCCGCAGCGAGGCGATCCTGGATACCAGTGAGCGTCCCGCCGTACCGGATATCTTCATGAGTGAACGGACGCCGCCCCCTCTGAATGCAGGTGATTTGACGACAGATAATATCGTGCCACCCCCACCGGTAGAGCCGGGGATAGAGCGCTCCGCTGTGGACGGGCCAGACTTTACCCCTGGCCCGGCGCCGGCCCCAACCGGGCCGGACCAGGTCTTCACACAGATGCCAAGCCTGAATTCAGCAATTCTGCAGTTCCAGCCAACCTATCCTGCAAGCTGCCAGAACCGGGGCACAGAAGGGTATGCCATTGTTGTTTTTGACGTGACCGCCAATGGTGATGTGGTCAATGCCCGGGTGGCAGACTCCAGCCATGCCTGTTTCGAGCGGGCGGCTCTGGATGCCATTCGCAAATGGAAATTCAGTCCAACGCCGCGCCAAAGCGGGATTGTCAGTCGGGGATTGCGCAAATCTTTCGTCTTCCGGCTCTCACAGTAA
- a CDS encoding alpha-ketoacid dehydrogenase subunit beta: MFDEKATLTPMNMIEAIRDAHDVMMARDEKVVVFGEDVGYFGGVFRCTAGLQEKYGRSRVFDAPISENGIVGAAIGMAAYGLRPCVEVQFADYVYPAYDQITQEAARLRFRSKGQFTCPLTIRMPTGGGIFGGMTHSQSPEALFTHVTGLKTVIPATPYDAKGLLISAIEDEDPVIFLEPKRLYNGPFDGHHDRPVTPWSKHEAGKVPEGYYNIPLGKAATIREGSDVTILAYGTMVFVAEAAVAETGIDAEIIDLRSLLPLDLDAIQKSVEKTGRCVVLHEATRTSGFGAELMSLVQETCFYHLEAPVVRVTGWDTPYPHAQEWDYFPGPKRVSEALNKVMEAA, translated from the coding sequence ATGTTCGATGAAAAGGCGACTCTCACACCCATGAACATGATCGAAGCGATCCGCGACGCCCATGATGTGATGATGGCGCGCGATGAAAAAGTCGTCGTCTTTGGTGAGGATGTGGGTTATTTCGGCGGCGTTTTTCGCTGCACAGCTGGCCTGCAGGAAAAATACGGCCGCAGCCGGGTGTTTGATGCACCAATATCAGAAAACGGCATTGTCGGTGCAGCCATTGGCATGGCTGCTTATGGCCTGCGACCCTGTGTCGAGGTGCAGTTCGCGGATTATGTCTATCCTGCGTATGACCAGATCACCCAGGAAGCAGCGCGATTGCGGTTCCGCTCTAAAGGTCAGTTCACCTGTCCCCTGACGATCCGTATGCCAACAGGCGGCGGTATCTTTGGCGGCATGACTCACAGCCAGAGTCCCGAAGCGTTGTTCACCCATGTGACTGGCCTCAAAACGGTTATCCCGGCAACACCATATGATGCCAAGGGCCTTCTGATTTCGGCCATTGAAGACGAAGATCCGGTGATCTTTCTGGAGCCGAAGCGGCTTTATAACGGGCCATTTGATGGCCATCATGACCGCCCGGTAACGCCGTGGTCCAAGCATGAAGCAGGCAAGGTGCCAGAAGGGTATTACAATATTCCACTCGGCAAGGCCGCAACTATCCGTGAGGGGAGCGATGTGACAATCCTTGCCTACGGCACGATGGTCTTTGTGGCAGAAGCTGCCGTTGCAGAAACGGGCATTGATGCGGAAATTATTGATCTGCGCAGTCTGTTGCCGCTTGATCTCGACGCAATACAGAAGTCCGTTGAGAAAACCGGGCGCTGTGTCGTGCTTCACGAAGCAACCCGTACATCGGGCTTTGGGGCAGAATTGATGTCACTGGTGCAGGAAACGTGTTTTTACCACCTTGAGGCGCCGGTTGTGCGCGTCACGGGGTGGGACACACCGTATCCACATGCACAAGAATGGGACTATTTCCCCGGCCCGAAACGTGTCAGCGAAGCGCTGAATAAAGTGATGGAGGCTGCGTAA
- a CDS encoding PAS domain-containing sensor histidine kinase, whose translation MGKRRRERDRHKRLWRTGVTALAGLLPVSALAQETETSPAALSSNLDPIHIIMGGAVMLAVGAMTYALRVSKLSQNAHLNLSRQLADMEAKLDKSESVLAAHPGLVLVWHDSYEDIEKGWGHPRVLGGPAALASILTFADDAAVALANPAAALLNKLGELPLEEEVAPEDVRKLKDRVKELRSHGVAFSGSVVTDEGRSIEVDGRVAGDQVTLWLTDPAVRLAEDGGMIGKARDRAADLHGALNHLDRLPMASWRRGPDLRLEWVNSAYVSMVEAINLEEVLENQIEIDGAFKKLAERAREEFSRSTGRKVVDDLVVVNVRGMRRVLRIMEQPMHGAGEACLGGIAIDITKLDKAQEDLKRHQNAYRKTLNQMPSAVAVFSSAQQLDYYNQAFLELWKLDDADLRTRPYHGELLDKLHQKSRLPAWADYNKWKEDQLTLYTEGQLDDWSMDNATPDEIWSLPNGKTLRVARQRHPLGGVVVVFEDITENLRLETEFNTQISVQRATLNNLEEGVAVFASDGKLRLYNSAFLRMWQFDPAKLAELPDFVHLAKQFNRLSTGDSAAWKTLKARVTSFAPEDRTPIEKAEVVLKDGRSFAYGTAPLPDGATLLTFLDVTDSREREKELQERNEWLETADRIKSKFVNHISYNLRNPLNTIIGFAEMLETEMFGTLNDRQKDYAASILSASNHLLDLINDIIDLAAIDAGKLDLELKEIDVKKTLENAATYAALKAEDSAVTLNVEVADDIGAMVADEKRIKQALFNLLANAFSFTDEGGCVTLAAERDGNTIRISVNDTGRGVSPEDQEKAFDRFESRGPGSGAGLGLSLVKSFIELHGGWVRLSSSEGTGTQISCHLPANGPATRISPEDEAEIAKTDSSESDDETIIVAAE comes from the coding sequence ATGGGCAAGCGCAGAAGAGAGAGAGACCGGCACAAGAGGCTGTGGCGCACTGGCGTTACGGCGTTGGCTGGACTTTTGCCTGTTTCCGCTCTGGCGCAGGAAACTGAAACCTCACCAGCAGCGTTGAGCTCAAACCTCGATCCAATTCATATCATTATGGGCGGCGCAGTGATGCTGGCTGTCGGCGCGATGACATATGCGCTGCGTGTGTCCAAGCTATCACAGAATGCTCACCTTAATCTGTCCCGCCAACTGGCGGATATGGAAGCGAAACTGGACAAGTCAGAATCCGTTCTGGCAGCGCATCCCGGCTTGGTGCTTGTCTGGCATGACTCTTACGAGGATATTGAAAAAGGCTGGGGGCATCCACGCGTGCTGGGTGGTCCGGCGGCACTCGCGTCGATCCTGACCTTTGCTGATGATGCAGCCGTTGCGCTGGCCAATCCGGCGGCAGCACTACTGAACAAGCTGGGCGAGCTGCCACTTGAAGAAGAAGTCGCGCCAGAGGATGTCCGCAAGCTGAAGGACCGTGTGAAGGAACTGCGCTCGCATGGCGTTGCCTTCTCGGGATCGGTTGTCACCGATGAAGGCCGTTCTATTGAAGTAGATGGCCGCGTTGCGGGGGACCAGGTGACGTTATGGCTGACAGACCCTGCCGTGCGCCTTGCGGAAGATGGTGGCATGATTGGCAAGGCGCGGGATCGCGCGGCTGACCTGCATGGGGCGCTCAACCATCTGGATCGCTTGCCAATGGCAAGCTGGCGGCGCGGGCCGGATCTGAGACTGGAATGGGTAAACAGCGCTTACGTCAGTATGGTTGAGGCGATCAATCTGGAAGAGGTGCTTGAAAATCAGATTGAAATTGACGGCGCATTCAAGAAACTCGCCGAGCGCGCGCGGGAGGAATTTTCCAGGTCGACAGGCCGTAAGGTAGTTGATGACCTTGTCGTTGTGAATGTGCGTGGTATGCGCCGTGTGCTGCGTATTATGGAGCAACCGATGCATGGGGCCGGTGAAGCCTGCCTTGGCGGCATCGCGATTGATATTACTAAGCTGGACAAGGCGCAGGAAGACCTCAAACGCCATCAGAATGCCTATCGCAAGACACTGAACCAGATGCCATCTGCTGTGGCTGTTTTCAGTTCTGCCCAGCAGCTGGATTACTACAATCAGGCATTCCTTGAACTATGGAAGCTGGACGATGCTGACTTGCGTACCCGGCCATATCATGGCGAGTTGCTTGACAAGCTACATCAGAAAAGCCGTTTGCCGGCCTGGGCCGACTACAATAAATGGAAAGAAGATCAGCTTACACTGTATACAGAAGGGCAGCTTGATGACTGGTCAATGGACAATGCAACGCCGGATGAAATCTGGAGCCTGCCAAACGGGAAGACCCTGCGTGTAGCACGCCAGCGGCACCCTTTAGGCGGTGTTGTAGTAGTCTTTGAGGATATAACAGAAAATCTGCGACTCGAGACGGAGTTCAACACGCAAATCAGTGTGCAGAGGGCAACGCTGAATAACCTTGAAGAAGGCGTGGCTGTTTTTGCGTCTGACGGGAAGCTGCGCCTCTATAACAGTGCTTTCCTGCGCATGTGGCAATTCGACCCGGCAAAACTGGCTGAGCTGCCTGACTTTGTGCATCTTGCAAAACAGTTCAACCGTCTATCCACGGGTGATTCTGCGGCGTGGAAAACGTTGAAGGCAAGGGTCACGTCTTTTGCACCTGAAGATCGGACGCCGATTGAAAAGGCTGAAGTGGTGCTGAAAGATGGAAGGTCATTTGCATATGGGACTGCACCATTGCCGGACGGTGCAACTCTGCTTACTTTTCTTGATGTGACCGATAGCCGCGAGCGGGAAAAAGAGCTCCAGGAACGCAATGAGTGGCTTGAAACCGCAGACCGCATCAAGTCCAAGTTTGTCAATCATATCTCGTATAATCTGCGCAATCCGTTGAATACGATCATTGGGTTTGCCGAGATGCTTGAGACGGAAATGTTTGGTACGCTGAATGATCGGCAGAAGGACTATGCTGCCAGCATTCTCAGCGCATCAAACCATTTGCTTGATCTTATCAACGACATTATTGATCTGGCGGCCATTGATGCTGGGAAACTTGACCTTGAGTTGAAAGAAATTGACGTCAAGAAAACGCTTGAAAATGCTGCCACCTATGCTGCGCTGAAAGCAGAAGATTCCGCCGTTACACTCAATGTGGAAGTGGCGGATGATATTGGTGCCATGGTTGCTGATGAGAAGCGCATAAAACAGGCGCTGTTCAATCTGCTCGCGAATGCTTTCTCCTTCACTGACGAGGGAGGCTGTGTCACCCTTGCTGCCGAGCGTGATGGCAATACGATCCGTATATCTGTCAACGATACCGGTAGGGGCGTGTCACCTGAAGATCAGGAAAAAGCCTTTGACCGTTTCGAAAGCCGTGGTCCCGGATCAGGGGCGGGCCTTGGTTTGTCTCTTGTTAAAAGCTTTATTGAACTTCACGGCGGCTGGGTCAGGCTTTCTTCCTCAGAAGGAACCGGCACACAGATCAGCTGCCACCTGCCAGCCAATGGCCCGGCCACGCGCATCTCGCCAGAAGATGAAGCTGAGATTGCCAAGACTGACAGTTCTGAAAGTGATGATGAAACCATCATCGTTGCGGCGGAGTAA
- the lpdA gene encoding dihydrolipoyl dehydrogenase, translated as MNDITCKVLVLGGGPGGYVAGIRAGQLGLDTVLVEGQKLGGCCLNVGCIPSKAFIHAANEVAKVNHFANGSTIGISVQKPEFDLSKTVSWKDGIVARLNSGVGGLLKKHKVKVVQGWGEMQDGKTCRVRTDDGEVMIRAEHVILATGSFSTALPNLPFGDKIISSSDILALQDVPAKLAVIGGGYIGLELGIALRKMGSEVTVIEATPSILPQYDSSLTKPVMQRMKELGIKVLLNTKADGLEDSGALRVKDSEDQAHKIDADRILVTVGRSPRTDGWGLGNMMLDMDGGFIKIDDQCATSMKNVWAIGDVTGEPMLAHRGMAQGEMVAEIIAGEKRRWDKRAIPAVCFTDPELVSVGLSEAQAKDQGYDVMKAEFPFMANGRAMTMEDESGFVRIIARKDNHLILGIEAVGAEVSELSGEFALALEMGATLEDIAGTIHAHPTKSEAVLESSLRNLGHALHI; from the coding sequence GTGAACGATATTACCTGTAAAGTTCTGGTGCTGGGCGGCGGGCCCGGCGGTTACGTGGCGGGCATTCGTGCCGGTCAGCTTGGTCTGGATACGGTGCTGGTTGAAGGCCAGAAGCTGGGGGGCTGCTGCCTCAATGTTGGCTGCATTCCGTCCAAGGCTTTTATCCATGCTGCGAATGAGGTTGCCAAGGTCAACCACTTCGCCAATGGCTCGACAATCGGCATCAGTGTACAGAAGCCCGAATTTGACCTGTCAAAAACGGTGTCATGGAAAGACGGTATTGTCGCACGCTTGAACAGCGGCGTTGGCGGTCTTTTGAAGAAACATAAAGTAAAAGTTGTCCAAGGCTGGGGCGAGATGCAGGACGGCAAGACTTGCCGGGTCAGGACAGATGACGGTGAGGTCATGATCCGGGCAGAGCATGTCATTCTGGCGACCGGTTCATTCTCAACAGCGCTGCCAAATCTGCCATTCGGGGACAAGATCATTTCCTCATCAGATATTCTTGCACTGCAGGATGTGCCAGCAAAGCTGGCTGTAATTGGCGGTGGCTATATTGGCCTGGAGCTGGGGATTGCGCTGCGCAAAATGGGCAGTGAGGTGACCGTTATTGAGGCGACGCCTTCCATCCTGCCACAATATGACAGCTCCCTGACGAAGCCGGTCATGCAGCGCATGAAAGAGCTGGGTATCAAGGTGTTGCTCAATACCAAAGCTGACGGTCTTGAGGACAGCGGCGCGTTAAGGGTCAAGGACTCTGAAGATCAGGCACACAAGATTGATGCTGATAGGATTCTGGTGACCGTTGGCCGTTCCCCGCGCACCGATGGCTGGGGTCTTGGGAATATGATGCTTGATATGGATGGCGGCTTTATCAAAATTGATGATCAGTGCGCCACATCCATGAAAAATGTCTGGGCCATCGGCGATGTAACCGGCGAGCCTATGCTCGCCCATCGCGGCATGGCGCAGGGCGAGATGGTCGCGGAAATTATTGCTGGCGAAAAGCGCCGCTGGGACAAGCGCGCGATACCAGCGGTCTGCTTTACAGACCCGGAGCTTGTCAGTGTCGGCCTTTCCGAGGCGCAGGCAAAAGATCAGGGCTATGATGTCATGAAAGCGGAATTCCCGTTCATGGCCAATGGGCGCGCCATGACCATGGAAGATGAAAGCGGCTTTGTGCGGATCATTGCCCGCAAGGATAATCATCTGATACTCGGGATTGAAGCGGTGGGCGCGGAAGTGTCAGAGCTGTCCGGCGAGTTTGCACTGGCACTCGAAATGGGGGCAACGCTGGAAGATATTGCCGGCACAATCCATGCCCATCCGACCAAAAGCGAGGCTGTGCTGGAGTCCAGCTTGCGCAATCTTGGTCATGCCCTTCATATCTGA
- a CDS encoding acetyl-CoA C-acyltransferase, with amino-acid sequence MKLPTDDPIVVVAMGRTPMAGFQGEFAPMTCSDLGAKAIHAVVKQAELKEEEVDEVLMGCVLPAGQGQAPARQAAIKAGLPKSVPCTTVNKMCGSGMKTTMQMVESLLAGTVTVGVAGGMESMTNAPYILPKMREGARLGHAEAKDHMFLDGLEDAYEGGLMGSFAELCAEKYQFTREAQDEYAIASLNRAVSAHESGQFANEIIPVTVETRKGSYTIEQDEQPAKARPEKIPNLKPAFKKDGTVTAANASSISDGAAAIVLMRQSEAARRGLKPIAKVLAQSSHAQEPAWFTTAPVQAIDDVMKDLEWGVGDVDLFEVNEAFAVVPMAAMQELSIPHEKINVNGGACALGHPIGASGARIIVTLLNALQKRGLKTGVASLCIGGGEATAMAFELAA; translated from the coding sequence ATGAAACTGCCAACAGATGATCCAATCGTTGTCGTCGCCATGGGCCGCACGCCGATGGCGGGCTTTCAGGGTGAGTTTGCGCCCATGACCTGCTCTGACTTGGGGGCCAAAGCGATTCATGCGGTCGTCAAACAGGCTGAATTGAAAGAAGAGGAAGTTGATGAAGTGCTGATGGGCTGCGTCCTGCCCGCCGGTCAGGGGCAAGCCCCAGCACGGCAAGCAGCGATCAAGGCCGGCCTGCCAAAATCTGTTCCGTGCACCACGGTGAACAAAATGTGTGGCTCCGGGATGAAAACCACCATGCAGATGGTGGAAAGCCTGCTCGCAGGCACAGTCACCGTTGGGGTGGCCGGAGGCATGGAAAGCATGACCAACGCCCCCTACATCTTGCCCAAAATGCGCGAAGGCGCTCGCCTTGGCCACGCAGAAGCAAAAGACCACATGTTCCTTGATGGCCTCGAAGATGCCTATGAAGGTGGCCTGATGGGGTCTTTCGCTGAGCTGTGTGCTGAGAAATACCAGTTCACACGCGAAGCACAGGATGAATACGCCATTGCCAGCCTTAATCGCGCCGTTTCTGCTCATGAAAGCGGGCAGTTCGCAAATGAAATCATTCCTGTCACCGTTGAGACCCGTAAAGGCAGCTATACGATTGAACAGGACGAGCAGCCCGCAAAGGCAAGACCTGAAAAAATCCCGAACCTGAAACCAGCCTTCAAGAAAGATGGCACTGTAACGGCTGCAAATGCCTCTTCCATTTCTGACGGGGCAGCAGCGATCGTCCTGATGCGGCAGTCAGAAGCAGCGCGCCGTGGCCTGAAACCCATTGCCAAAGTGCTCGCGCAGAGCAGTCACGCACAAGAGCCAGCCTGGTTCACGACTGCGCCAGTGCAGGCGATTGATGATGTGATGAAAGACCTCGAGTGGGGCGTCGGCGATGTGGACCTGTTCGAAGTGAACGAAGCCTTTGCTGTGGTGCCCATGGCGGCGATGCAGGAACTGTCGATCCCGCATGAAAAGATCAACGTCAATGGCGGCGCCTGTGCCCTGGGCCACCCGATTGGTGCATCAGGGGCACGCATTATTGTTACCCTGCTGAATGCCTTGCAAAAACGCGGTTTGAAAACAGGCGTTGCCTCGCTCTGCATTGGCGGCGGTGAAGCAACCGCCATGGCGTTCGAACTTGCAGCCTAA
- a CDS encoding dihydrolipoamide acetyltransferase family protein produces MGIHVIKLPDVGEGVAEAEFVELHVKPGDVVNTDDTLADVMTDKATVEIPAPVSGTVTWVGPQVGEVVAVGSEVIKLEVAGAGNVRDGGNTAAAPAPKPAPEAKAPAPEKTAKETAPEAEKKSAPAAPAVKSSASSIPARKAGAARRAGEKPLASPAVRKRAYDNGVDLQYVHGSGPAGRISHEDLDAFISGKSPAVARGGSGYAPNMETEEIKVIGLRRKIAEKMQDSKRRIPHASYVDEIDMTALEELRQHMNASRREGQPKLTVLPFLMRAIVVSVRDFPQINARFDDENNVIQRYGAAHIGVATQTDTGLIVPVVRHAEANDIWTNADEIKRLADAARDGTAKREELSGSTITISSLGAIGGVASTPVINHPEVAIIGVNKMVTRPVYNDQGQVVPRKLMNLSSSFDHRVVDGWDMAQFIQTIKGLLEFPATMFIDS; encoded by the coding sequence ATGGGCATTCACGTTATCAAACTGCCGGATGTCGGCGAAGGCGTGGCTGAGGCGGAATTTGTTGAATTGCACGTCAAGCCGGGCGATGTGGTGAACACGGATGACACGCTTGCTGACGTCATGACGGACAAGGCGACCGTGGAGATTCCCGCCCCTGTTTCTGGCACGGTGACCTGGGTTGGCCCGCAAGTGGGTGAAGTTGTGGCCGTTGGGTCAGAAGTTATCAAACTGGAGGTCGCCGGCGCCGGAAATGTGCGCGATGGTGGCAATACGGCGGCTGCCCCTGCGCCAAAGCCTGCACCTGAGGCGAAGGCTCCGGCACCGGAGAAAACGGCGAAAGAGACTGCGCCAGAGGCGGAAAAAAAATCTGCCCCGGCTGCACCTGCGGTAAAATCGTCCGCATCCTCCATACCCGCACGCAAGGCTGGTGCGGCACGGCGTGCAGGTGAAAAGCCGCTTGCGTCACCGGCGGTGCGCAAACGTGCCTATGACAATGGTGTGGATCTGCAATATGTACACGGCTCCGGACCAGCCGGTCGTATCAGCCATGAAGATCTTGATGCTTTCATCTCCGGAAAGTCGCCTGCTGTCGCTCGCGGCGGTAGTGGTTATGCGCCAAATATGGAGACTGAAGAGATCAAGGTCATCGGCCTGCGCCGCAAGATTGCGGAGAAAATGCAGGATTCAAAGCGCCGCATTCCGCATGCATCCTATGTTGATGAAATTGACATGACGGCGCTGGAAGAATTGCGCCAGCACATGAACGCGAGTCGCAGGGAAGGCCAGCCAAAGTTGACAGTGCTGCCTTTCCTGATGCGGGCGATCGTCGTGTCGGTGCGGGACTTTCCGCAGATCAATGCACGATTTGATGACGAGAATAATGTGATCCAACGTTATGGCGCAGCGCATATCGGTGTTGCAACTCAGACTGACACCGGCCTGATAGTGCCAGTAGTGCGTCATGCAGAAGCCAATGACATCTGGACAAATGCAGACGAAATAAAGCGCTTGGCAGATGCGGCGCGCGACGGCACGGCAAAGCGGGAAGAGCTTTCCGGCTCAACAATAACAATTTCGTCCCTTGGGGCGATCGGCGGTGTCGCGTCAACGCCGGTGATCAATCACCCGGAAGTGGCGATCATCGGTGTGAACAAGATGGTCACGCGGCCAGTCTATAATGATCAGGGCCAGGTCGTCCCGCGCAAACTGATGAACCTGTCTTCTTCATTCGACCATCGCGTTGTGGATGGCTGGGACATGGCGCAGTTCATTCAGACGATTAAAGGCTTGCTCGAATTTCCAGCCACGATGTTTATAGACAGCTGA